The following proteins come from a genomic window of Crassostrea angulata isolate pt1a10 chromosome 1, ASM2561291v2, whole genome shotgun sequence:
- the LOC128176746 gene encoding transmembrane and coiled-coil domains protein 1-like isoform X7, which yields MNSRNLAARRFSFPARKKSEAGKTAKIVKKISASKSPNLPKKEPSPPENAGLGTKPRSGSYNLMPAPDDQMVRSNEDLESVEVSSRENGSSGDGALDDIDGDGASGTEVSDPQRTKAAIEHYQRKLNKTMELIKAEQAAKEENVNEYLRLAASASEDKQQLARIKAVFEKKNQKSTQSISTLQKKLEGYSKRIEEIQTSGVTSHKKAKEVLSDMGHGLKFRLSVAKDRSKPKGGVVGNIKGAKDTMMAKPKEFAHLIKNKFGSADNINQIKSLEEAGGTEGDKQHGGTLPARYLIGFKYPSEDDNSSILSGSNFEIQSSPLSNSQNTSQQFPGLVTQAVLDPILQEMEQVKESNKLLSETVTRLTEELDQCKRWYSTELTTLRQVFDEERFKYERLEEQMNDMTELNQNEFSNLRQDITSMDEKIQYRLDERTTDLQDNVENCQTRITKMELQQQQQQIISMEMVDNVTFRTLLTKLINVVLAIVAVVLVVVSTAANLVAPFLTTRARILSSALLVVAIILVGRNWDSLILCFDSIWQYVFETQPFR from the exons ATGAATTCTCGGAACCTGGCTGCCCGTCGCTTCAGTTTTCCGGCGAG GAAAAAGTCAGAAGCTGGTAAAACAGCCAAAATAGTCAAGAAAATCTCTGCTAGTAAAAGCCCGAATCTTCCCAAGAAGGAGCCTTCCCCACCAGAGAATGCAGGGCTCGGAACTAAGCCCCGATCTGGATCTTACAATTTGATGCCAGCACCCGACGACCAAATGGTGCGCAGCAACGAGGATTTAGAGAGC GTGGAAGTGAGTAGTAGGGAGAATGGGAGCAGTGGAGATGGAGCTTTGGACGATATTGATGGGGACGGGGCCTCAGGGACCGAGGTCTCTGACCCCCAGAGGACGAAGGCGGCCATTGAACATTATCAGAGGAAGCTCAACAAGACTATGGAGCTGATAAAGGCCGAACAGGCAGCCAAGGAAG AGAATGTCAACGAATATCTGCGATTAGCAGCCAGTGCCAGTGAAGACAAGCAACAGCTCGCCAGGATCAAGGCAGTGTTCGAAAAGAAAAACCAGAAATCCACGCAGAGCATCAGCACCCTGCAGAAGAAACTGGAGGGCTACTCCAAGAGAATCGAGGAGATCCAGACCTCAGGGGTCACGAGCCACAAGAAGGCCAAGGAAGTGCTCAGTGACATGGGACATGGACTCAA ATTTCGTCTCTCAGTTGCTAAAGATAGAAGCAAACCAAAGGG GGGTGTAGTTGGCAACATTAAAGGAGCCAAAGA CACTATGATGGCAAAGCCAAAAGAGTTTGCTCACTTGATCAAGAATAAATTTGGAAGTGCTGATAACATCAATCAAATAA AGTCACTAGAAGAGGCGGGAGGGACCGAGGGAGATAAACAACATGGGGGTACCCTGCCGGCGAGGTATCTGATTGG TTTTAAGTATCCGTCAGAAGATGACAACTCCAGTATTTTGTCCGGCTCAAACTTTGAGATCCAGAGTAGTCCCTTGTCTAATTCCCAGAACACGTCCCAGCAGTTCCCGGGGCTGGTCACCCAGGCGGTCTTGGATCCGATCCTTCAGGAAATGGAGCAGGTCAAGGAGAGCAACAAACTGTTGTCGGAAACAGTCACCAGACTGACGGAGGAACTGGACCAGTGCAAG AGGTGGTACAGCACAGAGCTGACGACCCTTAGACAGGTGTTTGATGAGGAACGGTTTAAGTACGAACGTCTAGAGGAACAGATGAACGACATGACCGAACTAAATCAAAACGAATTCTCCAATCTTAGACAG gaTATAACAAGTATGGATGAGAAGATTCAGTATCGTCTAGACGAGAGGACGACAGATCTTCAGGACAACGTGGAAAACTGTCAGACACGA ATTACAAAGATGGAGCTGCAACAGCAGCAGCAGCAGATAATCTCCATGGAGATGGTGGATAACGTCACGTTTCGGACACTCCTGACCAAACTGATCAATGTCGTTCTAGCCATTGTGGCCGTTGTTCTCGTTGTTGTTTCCACTGCCGCCAATCTCGTTGCTCCATTTTTAACCACAAG GGCTCGGATACTGTCCAGTGCTCTTCTAGTGGTAGCCATCATTTTAGTGGGCCGTAACTGGGACAGCTTGATTCTGTGTTTTGACAGTATATGGCAGTATGTGTTTGAGACTCAGCCTTTCCGATGA
- the LOC128176746 gene encoding transmembrane and coiled-coil domains protein 2-like isoform X8 — translation MNSRNLAARRFSFPARKKSEAGKTAKIVKKISASKSPNLPKKEPSPPENAGLGTKPRSGSYNLMPAPDDQMVRSNEDLESVEVSSRENGSSGDGALDDIDGDGASGTEVSDPQRTKAAIEHYQRKLNKTMELIKAEQAAKEENVNEYLRLAASASEDKQQLARIKAVFEKKNQKSTQSISTLQKKLEGYSKRIEEIQTSGVTSHKKAKEVLSDMGHGLKGVGANIVDGITGFSGGVVGNIKGAKDTMMAKPKEFAHLIKNKFGSADNINQIKSLEEAGGTEGDKQHGGTLPASFKYPSEDDNSSILSGSNFEIQSSPLSNSQNTSQQFPGLVTQAVLDPILQEMEQVKESNKLLSETVTRLTEELDQCKRWYSTELTTLRQVFDEERFKYERLEEQMNDMTELNQNEFSNLRQDITSMDEKIQYRLDERTTDLQDNVENCQTRITKMELQQQQQQIISMEMVDNVTFRTLLTKLINVVLAIVAVVLVVVSTAANLVAPFLTTRARILSSALLVVAIILVGRNWDSLILCFDSIWQYVFETQPFR, via the exons ATGAATTCTCGGAACCTGGCTGCCCGTCGCTTCAGTTTTCCGGCGAG GAAAAAGTCAGAAGCTGGTAAAACAGCCAAAATAGTCAAGAAAATCTCTGCTAGTAAAAGCCCGAATCTTCCCAAGAAGGAGCCTTCCCCACCAGAGAATGCAGGGCTCGGAACTAAGCCCCGATCTGGATCTTACAATTTGATGCCAGCACCCGACGACCAAATGGTGCGCAGCAACGAGGATTTAGAGAGC GTGGAAGTGAGTAGTAGGGAGAATGGGAGCAGTGGAGATGGAGCTTTGGACGATATTGATGGGGACGGGGCCTCAGGGACCGAGGTCTCTGACCCCCAGAGGACGAAGGCGGCCATTGAACATTATCAGAGGAAGCTCAACAAGACTATGGAGCTGATAAAGGCCGAACAGGCAGCCAAGGAAG AGAATGTCAACGAATATCTGCGATTAGCAGCCAGTGCCAGTGAAGACAAGCAACAGCTCGCCAGGATCAAGGCAGTGTTCGAAAAGAAAAACCAGAAATCCACGCAGAGCATCAGCACCCTGCAGAAGAAACTGGAGGGCTACTCCAAGAGAATCGAGGAGATCCAGACCTCAGGGGTCACGAGCCACAAGAAGGCCAAGGAAGTGCTCAGTGACATGGGACATGGACTCAA AGGTGTCGGCGCCAACATTGTTGATGGGATTACTGGATTTTCAGG GGGTGTAGTTGGCAACATTAAAGGAGCCAAAGA CACTATGATGGCAAAGCCAAAAGAGTTTGCTCACTTGATCAAGAATAAATTTGGAAGTGCTGATAACATCAATCAAATAA AGTCACTAGAAGAGGCGGGAGGGACCGAGGGAGATAAACAACATGGGGGTACCCTGCCGGCGAG TTTTAAGTATCCGTCAGAAGATGACAACTCCAGTATTTTGTCCGGCTCAAACTTTGAGATCCAGAGTAGTCCCTTGTCTAATTCCCAGAACACGTCCCAGCAGTTCCCGGGGCTGGTCACCCAGGCGGTCTTGGATCCGATCCTTCAGGAAATGGAGCAGGTCAAGGAGAGCAACAAACTGTTGTCGGAAACAGTCACCAGACTGACGGAGGAACTGGACCAGTGCAAG AGGTGGTACAGCACAGAGCTGACGACCCTTAGACAGGTGTTTGATGAGGAACGGTTTAAGTACGAACGTCTAGAGGAACAGATGAACGACATGACCGAACTAAATCAAAACGAATTCTCCAATCTTAGACAG gaTATAACAAGTATGGATGAGAAGATTCAGTATCGTCTAGACGAGAGGACGACAGATCTTCAGGACAACGTGGAAAACTGTCAGACACGA ATTACAAAGATGGAGCTGCAACAGCAGCAGCAGCAGATAATCTCCATGGAGATGGTGGATAACGTCACGTTTCGGACACTCCTGACCAAACTGATCAATGTCGTTCTAGCCATTGTGGCCGTTGTTCTCGTTGTTGTTTCCACTGCCGCCAATCTCGTTGCTCCATTTTTAACCACAAG GGCTCGGATACTGTCCAGTGCTCTTCTAGTGGTAGCCATCATTTTAGTGGGCCGTAACTGGGACAGCTTGATTCTGTGTTTTGACAGTATATGGCAGTATGTGTTTGAGACTCAGCCTTTCCGATGA
- the LOC128176746 gene encoding transmembrane and coiled-coil domains protein 2-like isoform X10, with protein MPAPDDQMVRSNEDLESVEVSSRENGSSGDGALDDIDGDGASGTEVSDPQRTKAAIEHYQRKLNKTMELIKAEQAAKEENVNEYLRLAASASEDKQQLARIKAVFEKKNQKSTQSISTLQKKLEGYSKRIEEIQTSGVTSHKKAKEVLSDMGHGLNRFRLSVAKDRSKPKGGVGANIVDGITGFSGGVVGNIKGAKDTMMAKPKEFAHLIKNKFGSADNINQIKSLEEAGGTEGDKQHGGTLPARYLIGFKYPSEDDNSSILSGSNFEIQSSPLSNSQNTSQQFPGLVTQAVLDPILQEMEQVKESNKLLSETVTRLTEELDQCKRWYSTELTTLRQVFDEERFKYERLEEQMNDMTELNQNEFSNLRQDITSMDEKIQYRLDERTTDLQDNVENCQTRITKMELQQQQQQIISMEMVDNVTFRTLLTKLINVVLAIVAVVLVVVSTAANLVAPFLTTRARILSSALLVVAIILVGRNWDSLILCFDSIWQYVFETQPFR; from the exons ATGCCAGCACCCGACGACCAAATGGTGCGCAGCAACGAGGATTTAGAGAGC GTGGAAGTGAGTAGTAGGGAGAATGGGAGCAGTGGAGATGGAGCTTTGGACGATATTGATGGGGACGGGGCCTCAGGGACCGAGGTCTCTGACCCCCAGAGGACGAAGGCGGCCATTGAACATTATCAGAGGAAGCTCAACAAGACTATGGAGCTGATAAAGGCCGAACAGGCAGCCAAGGAAG AGAATGTCAACGAATATCTGCGATTAGCAGCCAGTGCCAGTGAAGACAAGCAACAGCTCGCCAGGATCAAGGCAGTGTTCGAAAAGAAAAACCAGAAATCCACGCAGAGCATCAGCACCCTGCAGAAGAAACTGGAGGGCTACTCCAAGAGAATCGAGGAGATCCAGACCTCAGGGGTCACGAGCCACAAGAAGGCCAAGGAAGTGCTCAGTGACATGGGACATGGACTCAA CAGATTTCGTCTCTCAGTTGCTAAAGATAGAAGCAAACCAAAGGG AGGTGTCGGCGCCAACATTGTTGATGGGATTACTGGATTTTCAGG GGGTGTAGTTGGCAACATTAAAGGAGCCAAAGA CACTATGATGGCAAAGCCAAAAGAGTTTGCTCACTTGATCAAGAATAAATTTGGAAGTGCTGATAACATCAATCAAATAA AGTCACTAGAAGAGGCGGGAGGGACCGAGGGAGATAAACAACATGGGGGTACCCTGCCGGCGAGGTATCTGATTGG TTTTAAGTATCCGTCAGAAGATGACAACTCCAGTATTTTGTCCGGCTCAAACTTTGAGATCCAGAGTAGTCCCTTGTCTAATTCCCAGAACACGTCCCAGCAGTTCCCGGGGCTGGTCACCCAGGCGGTCTTGGATCCGATCCTTCAGGAAATGGAGCAGGTCAAGGAGAGCAACAAACTGTTGTCGGAAACAGTCACCAGACTGACGGAGGAACTGGACCAGTGCAAG AGGTGGTACAGCACAGAGCTGACGACCCTTAGACAGGTGTTTGATGAGGAACGGTTTAAGTACGAACGTCTAGAGGAACAGATGAACGACATGACCGAACTAAATCAAAACGAATTCTCCAATCTTAGACAG gaTATAACAAGTATGGATGAGAAGATTCAGTATCGTCTAGACGAGAGGACGACAGATCTTCAGGACAACGTGGAAAACTGTCAGACACGA ATTACAAAGATGGAGCTGCAACAGCAGCAGCAGCAGATAATCTCCATGGAGATGGTGGATAACGTCACGTTTCGGACACTCCTGACCAAACTGATCAATGTCGTTCTAGCCATTGTGGCCGTTGTTCTCGTTGTTGTTTCCACTGCCGCCAATCTCGTTGCTCCATTTTTAACCACAAG GGCTCGGATACTGTCCAGTGCTCTTCTAGTGGTAGCCATCATTTTAGTGGGCCGTAACTGGGACAGCTTGATTCTGTGTTTTGACAGTATATGGCAGTATGTGTTTGAGACTCAGCCTTTCCGATGA
- the LOC128176746 gene encoding transmembrane and coiled-coil domains protein 1-like isoform X9: MNSRNLAARRFSFPARKKSEAGKTAKIVKKISASKSPNLPKKEPSPPENAGLGTKPRSGSYNLMPAPDDQMVRSNEDLESVEVSSRENGSSGDGALDDIDGDGASGTEVSDPQRTKAAIEHYQRKLNKTMELIKAEQAAKEENVNEYLRLAASASEDKQQLARIKAVFEKKNQKSTQSISTLQKKLEGYSKRIEEIQTSGVTSHKKAKEVLSDMGHGLKGVVGNIKGAKDTMMAKPKEFAHLIKNKFGSADNINQIKSLEEAGGTEGDKQHGGTLPARYLIGFKYPSEDDNSSILSGSNFEIQSSPLSNSQNTSQQFPGLVTQAVLDPILQEMEQVKESNKLLSETVTRLTEELDQCKRWYSTELTTLRQVFDEERFKYERLEEQMNDMTELNQNEFSNLRQDITSMDEKIQYRLDERTTDLQDNVENCQTRITKMELQQQQQQIISMEMVDNVTFRTLLTKLINVVLAIVAVVLVVVSTAANLVAPFLTTRARILSSALLVVAIILVGRNWDSLILCFDSIWQYVFETQPFR; the protein is encoded by the exons ATGAATTCTCGGAACCTGGCTGCCCGTCGCTTCAGTTTTCCGGCGAG GAAAAAGTCAGAAGCTGGTAAAACAGCCAAAATAGTCAAGAAAATCTCTGCTAGTAAAAGCCCGAATCTTCCCAAGAAGGAGCCTTCCCCACCAGAGAATGCAGGGCTCGGAACTAAGCCCCGATCTGGATCTTACAATTTGATGCCAGCACCCGACGACCAAATGGTGCGCAGCAACGAGGATTTAGAGAGC GTGGAAGTGAGTAGTAGGGAGAATGGGAGCAGTGGAGATGGAGCTTTGGACGATATTGATGGGGACGGGGCCTCAGGGACCGAGGTCTCTGACCCCCAGAGGACGAAGGCGGCCATTGAACATTATCAGAGGAAGCTCAACAAGACTATGGAGCTGATAAAGGCCGAACAGGCAGCCAAGGAAG AGAATGTCAACGAATATCTGCGATTAGCAGCCAGTGCCAGTGAAGACAAGCAACAGCTCGCCAGGATCAAGGCAGTGTTCGAAAAGAAAAACCAGAAATCCACGCAGAGCATCAGCACCCTGCAGAAGAAACTGGAGGGCTACTCCAAGAGAATCGAGGAGATCCAGACCTCAGGGGTCACGAGCCACAAGAAGGCCAAGGAAGTGCTCAGTGACATGGGACATGGACTCAA GGGTGTAGTTGGCAACATTAAAGGAGCCAAAGA CACTATGATGGCAAAGCCAAAAGAGTTTGCTCACTTGATCAAGAATAAATTTGGAAGTGCTGATAACATCAATCAAATAA AGTCACTAGAAGAGGCGGGAGGGACCGAGGGAGATAAACAACATGGGGGTACCCTGCCGGCGAGGTATCTGATTGG TTTTAAGTATCCGTCAGAAGATGACAACTCCAGTATTTTGTCCGGCTCAAACTTTGAGATCCAGAGTAGTCCCTTGTCTAATTCCCAGAACACGTCCCAGCAGTTCCCGGGGCTGGTCACCCAGGCGGTCTTGGATCCGATCCTTCAGGAAATGGAGCAGGTCAAGGAGAGCAACAAACTGTTGTCGGAAACAGTCACCAGACTGACGGAGGAACTGGACCAGTGCAAG AGGTGGTACAGCACAGAGCTGACGACCCTTAGACAGGTGTTTGATGAGGAACGGTTTAAGTACGAACGTCTAGAGGAACAGATGAACGACATGACCGAACTAAATCAAAACGAATTCTCCAATCTTAGACAG gaTATAACAAGTATGGATGAGAAGATTCAGTATCGTCTAGACGAGAGGACGACAGATCTTCAGGACAACGTGGAAAACTGTCAGACACGA ATTACAAAGATGGAGCTGCAACAGCAGCAGCAGCAGATAATCTCCATGGAGATGGTGGATAACGTCACGTTTCGGACACTCCTGACCAAACTGATCAATGTCGTTCTAGCCATTGTGGCCGTTGTTCTCGTTGTTGTTTCCACTGCCGCCAATCTCGTTGCTCCATTTTTAACCACAAG GGCTCGGATACTGTCCAGTGCTCTTCTAGTGGTAGCCATCATTTTAGTGGGCCGTAACTGGGACAGCTTGATTCTGTGTTTTGACAGTATATGGCAGTATGTGTTTGAGACTCAGCCTTTCCGATGA